The Aliivibrio fischeri genome contains a region encoding:
- a CDS encoding NAD(P)H-dependent oxidoreductase — MTHPIIHDLENRYTSKKYDPSKKVSQEDLAVLLEALRLSASSINSQPWKFIVIESDEAKQRMHDSFANMHQFNQPHIKACSHVILFANKLSYTRDDYDVVLSKAVADKRITEEQKEAAFASFKFVELNCDENGEHKAWTKPQAYLALGNALHTLARLNIDSTTMEGIDPELLSEIFADELKGYECHVALAIGYHHPSEDYNASLPKSRKAFEDVITIL; from the coding sequence ATGACGCATCCAATTATTCATGATCTTGAAAATCGTTATACATCAAAAAAATATGACCCATCAAAGAAAGTATCTCAAGAAGATTTAGCGGTTTTACTTGAGGCTCTGCGTTTATCTGCTTCTTCAATTAACTCACAGCCTTGGAAGTTCATTGTGATTGAGTCTGATGAAGCAAAGCAACGTATGCATGATTCATTTGCAAATATGCACCAGTTTAATCAACCTCACATCAAAGCGTGTTCTCATGTGATTTTATTTGCAAATAAGCTTTCGTATACACGAGATGATTATGATGTGGTTTTATCTAAAGCGGTTGCTGACAAGCGTATTACTGAAGAGCAAAAAGAAGCTGCTTTTGCTTCGTTTAAGTTTGTAGAATTGAACTGCGATGAAAATGGTGAGCATAAAGCATGGACGAAACCTCAAGCTTATTTAGCTCTTGGTAATGCTTTGCATACATTAGCTAGACTGAACATTGATTCAACAACAATGGAAGGGATTGATCCTGAATTACTCAGTGAAATTTTTGCTGATGAATTAAAAGGGTATGAATGTCATGTTGCTTTAGCCATTGGTTATCATCATCCAAGTGAGGATTACAATGCTTCTTTACCTAAATCCCGCAAAGCATTTGAAGATGTAATTACCATTCTTTAG
- a CDS encoding GGDEF domain-containing protein, giving the protein MLRRLMLPQLKSYIFIILKMWTLIFCVCLICYFFFNIISVNRLEREIVDDYKSVYSISRRFSSYYNNATAITLDEGRYFRNDVTVVVTRDTEVKVLSEGISKLRTELEKLIGDNLWTIAVFQNPSSYFHLDPIRDSYEQFYEKIEEDNVISHIVDNENLKQTYQSFYGCNLKLTEKYIEDGTSENIRSIYYPIYNKRHLDALLVVDIKASLLHERIEHYNKIKNMVVNSQNKNNLYQKSAYLPCSELDPFTLGINLVDLIKKIIFPSLFITLVLFAIGYNVKRSKFLLQYDTMTGFYRRDFYEKRMKKMKAFSLLIIDIDNFKQINDTYGHKKGDEVIQQIAQRILASVRSNQDYCIRWGGEEFIILLDSVSVTNSEEKAERIRSEIEKELIADLQVTVSIGGVVDDDTTFSDAYKRADAALYQSKNNGRNRVTMAN; this is encoded by the coding sequence ATGCTAAGACGATTAATGTTGCCACAGTTAAAAAGCTATATTTTTATTATTTTGAAAATGTGGACTTTGATCTTTTGCGTCTGTTTAATTTGCTATTTCTTCTTCAATATCATTTCAGTGAATCGATTAGAGCGTGAAATTGTAGATGACTACAAAAGTGTCTATTCGATAAGTCGACGTTTCTCATCTTACTATAATAATGCAACAGCTATCACATTAGATGAAGGGCGTTATTTTAGGAATGATGTCACTGTTGTTGTTACTCGAGATACAGAAGTTAAGGTTTTATCTGAAGGGATAAGTAAATTACGAACTGAGTTAGAGAAACTCATTGGTGATAATTTATGGACAATCGCTGTCTTCCAGAACCCATCGAGTTATTTTCATTTAGATCCGATCAGAGATAGTTATGAGCAATTTTATGAGAAGATAGAGGAAGATAACGTTATCTCACACATTGTAGATAATGAAAATTTAAAACAAACCTATCAATCTTTTTATGGTTGTAACCTGAAGTTGACGGAAAAATACATAGAAGATGGTACGAGTGAGAATATTCGCTCGATATATTATCCTATCTATAATAAACGACACTTAGATGCACTGTTAGTCGTTGATATTAAAGCATCACTTTTACATGAGAGAATAGAGCACTATAACAAAATCAAAAATATGGTTGTGAACAGTCAAAACAAAAATAATTTATATCAAAAATCGGCTTATCTCCCATGTTCTGAGTTAGACCCATTTACATTAGGGATAAACCTTGTTGATTTAATAAAGAAAATAATTTTTCCTTCGTTATTCATTACCTTAGTTTTGTTTGCAATTGGTTATAATGTAAAGCGTAGTAAGTTTCTGTTGCAGTATGACACGATGACAGGATTTTATCGTCGTGACTTTTATGAAAAACGCATGAAAAAAATGAAGGCATTTTCATTGTTGATTATTGATATAGACAACTTCAAACAAATTAACGATACCTATGGCCATAAGAAAGGTGATGAAGTTATTCAACAAATTGCGCAACGTATTTTAGCCTCAGTAAGAAGTAATCAAGATTATTGTATTCGTTGGGGGGGAGAGGAGTTTATCATTTTGTTGGACTCGGTTAGCGTTACGAATTCAGAAGAAAAAGCCGAAAGAATACGATCAGAGATAGAAAAAGAGTTAATTGCAGATCTACAGGTAACAGTATCAATCGGTGGTGTTGTAGATGATGATACGACGTTTTCAGATGCATACAAACGTGCCGATGCTGCTCTGTATCAATCTAAGAATAACGGACGAAACCGTGTCACTATGGCAAATTAA
- a CDS encoding CatB-related O-acetyltransferase: MFKRVTFGFRIRKQLKNNRVTLPPRLSLFQRVRLPSSLKIEENVAFRAGYLLWSMGAYSYSYSQLERNTIVGRYCSIAKDVTILGYQHPLHRFTTSTVTYSNDEFALSGLQQGSLKENKDYVPQPIIIKNDVWIGANVVLKPGITIGNGAVIAANAVVTKDVPDYAIVGGSQVNL; the protein is encoded by the coding sequence ATGTTTAAACGTGTAACTTTTGGTTTCAGAATAAGAAAACAACTTAAAAACAATAGAGTAACTCTTCCTCCAAGGTTATCTCTATTCCAAAGAGTTAGGCTACCATCCTCGTTAAAAATAGAAGAAAACGTTGCGTTTCGTGCCGGCTATTTATTATGGAGCATGGGGGCATACTCATATAGTTATAGTCAACTTGAAAGAAATACAATCGTTGGACGTTACTGCTCAATCGCGAAAGATGTGACAATTTTAGGCTACCAACACCCTCTACATCGTTTTACGACAAGTACTGTAACCTATTCTAATGATGAGTTTGCATTATCTGGTTTACAACAAGGGTCATTAAAAGAAAATAAAGACTACGTTCCACAACCCATCATCATTAAGAATGACGTTTGGATTGGAGCTAACGTAGTACTCAAACCAGGCATTACAATTGGTAATGGCGCTGTTATTGCCGCTAATGCAGTCGTAACTAAAGATGTTCCTGATTACGCCATTGTTGGCGGATCCCAAGTAAACTTATAA
- a CDS encoding GMP reductase, with product MRIEQELKLGFKDVLFRPKRSTLKSRSQVELTRDFTFKHSGRQWSGTPVIAANMDSVGSFAMAKALSEHGVMTAVHKHYTVADWAEFIKENDASVLKNAMVSTGTSEADFQKTKDIMALTDDLIFICIDIANGYSEHLVQYVEKVRAEFPDKVISAGNVVTGDMVEELILAGADIVKVGIGPGSVCTTRVKTGVGYPQLSAIIECADAAHGLGGRIIGDGGCSCAGDVSKAFGGGADFVMLGGMLAGHEESGGEVIEQDGKTFMKFYGMSSQSAMDKHSGGVAKYRAAEGKTVLLPFRGSVHNTISDILGGVRSTCTYVGAAKLKELTKRTTFIRVQEQENNVFGKE from the coding sequence ATGCGTATCGAACAAGAATTAAAGTTAGGCTTCAAAGATGTACTGTTTCGTCCTAAGCGTTCAACGCTGAAAAGTCGCTCTCAGGTTGAATTAACCCGCGATTTTACATTCAAACATAGCGGACGTCAATGGTCTGGTACACCTGTAATTGCAGCTAACATGGATTCTGTAGGTAGCTTTGCAATGGCGAAAGCATTATCTGAGCATGGTGTAATGACGGCTGTACATAAGCACTACACTGTTGCTGATTGGGCTGAGTTTATTAAAGAGAACGATGCTTCTGTTCTTAAAAACGCAATGGTTTCTACTGGTACTTCAGAAGCTGATTTCCAAAAAACTAAAGACATCATGGCATTAACTGATGATTTAATCTTTATTTGTATTGATATCGCGAATGGTTACTCTGAACACCTAGTTCAATATGTTGAAAAAGTGCGTGCTGAATTCCCTGATAAAGTGATTTCTGCGGGTAACGTTGTAACTGGTGATATGGTTGAAGAGCTTATCCTTGCTGGTGCAGATATTGTTAAAGTAGGTATTGGCCCAGGCTCTGTATGTACTACACGTGTTAAAACAGGTGTTGGTTACCCACAACTTTCTGCAATTATCGAATGTGCTGATGCTGCTCACGGTCTTGGTGGTCGTATCATCGGTGATGGCGGTTGTTCGTGTGCTGGTGACGTTTCTAAAGCGTTCGGCGGCGGTGCTGATTTCGTCATGCTTGGTGGTATGCTAGCTGGTCACGAAGAGTCAGGCGGTGAAGTTATCGAACAAGATGGTAAGACGTTCATGAAGTTCTACGGAATGTCTTCACAAAGTGCGATGGACAAGCACTCTGGTGGTGTTGCTAAGTACCGTGCTGCTGAAGGTAAAACTGTTCTATTACCATTCCGTGGTTCAGTTCATAATACGATTTCTGACATCCTTGGTGGTGTACGTTCAACTTGTACATACGTAGGCGCAGCAAAGCTTAAAGAGCTAACTAAGCGTACTACTTTCATCCGAGTACAAGAGCAAGAGAACAACGTTTTCGGTAAAGAGTGA